In a single window of the Cupriavidus sp. P-10 genome:
- a CDS encoding nucleotidyltransferase family protein: MTAAPNAPLLRTDLPTGILLAAGFGRRFDAAGKRNKLLEVLPGGRTVAWRSARTLAAALPDSIAVIRPGNPALAEELKRGGCRVLESAEAELGMGAALRAAVAATPDARGWVVALADMPWLPLELVRAVALTITTPETIAAPWRNGQRGHPVGFGAAWRDDLLRLDGDEGARAFLQGKPVTRILTEDEGAFRDIDTPGDLG; the protein is encoded by the coding sequence ATGACTGCCGCCCCCAATGCTCCCCTGCTTCGCACCGACCTGCCTACCGGGATTTTGCTGGCGGCTGGTTTTGGCCGACGCTTCGATGCCGCCGGCAAACGGAACAAGCTGCTTGAGGTCTTGCCCGGTGGGCGCACCGTGGCCTGGCGCAGTGCGCGCACGTTGGCCGCGGCGCTGCCGGATTCCATAGCGGTGATTCGTCCGGGCAATCCCGCATTGGCGGAAGAGCTCAAGCGCGGAGGGTGCCGCGTGCTCGAATCGGCCGAGGCCGAATTGGGCATGGGGGCTGCGTTGCGCGCGGCGGTGGCGGCTACGCCTGATGCGCGGGGTTGGGTTGTTGCGCTGGCTGATATGCCTTGGTTGCCGTTGGAATTGGTGCGGGCGGTGGCGCTGACGATTACCACGCCGGAGACGATTGCCGCGCCATGGCGCAATGGGCAGCGGGGGCATCCCGTGGGCTTTGGTGCTGCCTGGCGGGATGACCTGCTCAGACTCGATGGGGATGAAGGGGCGCGGGCTTTTCTTCAGGGGAAGCCGGTGACGCGGATATTGACTGAGGATGAAGGGGCGTTTCGGGATATTGATACGCCTGGGGATTTGGGGTGA
- a CDS encoding glycoside hydrolase family 15 protein: MTNTSSPSELGKPPSEGVNRTVDGNTRHAEGSLSLGMIGNCAISALVDGRGRIVWSCLPRFDGDPVFNALLDPSENAGHFSIEIEDYHSATQWYEPNTAVLRTRLTDTHGNCLEITDFAPRFFRLGRYFRPTTLIRRIRPVRGAPRVRVVVAPRFEWGRKAPEITRGSSHVRYIGDSMTLRMTTDAPLAYVLSHTPFLVTRGHNFILGPDETLAHGVEEIARDFEQETTAYWRLWSRRLAVPREWQDAVIRAAITLKMSLYEETGAIVAAMTTSIPEAPGSGRNWDYRFCWLRDAFFVVRALNSLSEVGTMEDYLRWLSNVVMQSQDGHIQPLYGIGLERELPESMLDHLPGYRGMGPVRVGNQAQEHFQHDVYGNVVLGAAQAFHDHRLLHRGGPAEFRRLEEVGEQAVKVFGTPDAGMWELRTRARVHTSSALMSWAACDRLAKVAEKLQIATRAAYWHDHANRMKEQILAESWSESRQAFAESFGGRELDASVLLMAEVNFIDPRDPRFIATVKALETSLCDGPYMRRYEAPDDFGKPETAFNICTFWRIDALARIGRRDEAREIFESMLAARNPLGLLSEDTHPVTGEMWGNFPQTYSMVGLINGAMRLSAPWDSVI, encoded by the coding sequence GTGACCAATACGAGCAGCCCCAGTGAGCTGGGCAAGCCGCCGAGCGAAGGCGTAAACAGGACCGTTGACGGAAACACCCGGCATGCCGAGGGCTCGCTCTCGCTGGGCATGATCGGCAACTGCGCGATTTCCGCGCTGGTAGACGGCCGCGGGCGCATTGTCTGGTCTTGCCTGCCGCGCTTCGACGGCGACCCTGTCTTCAACGCGCTGCTGGACCCGAGCGAGAACGCCGGCCATTTCTCGATCGAGATCGAGGATTACCACAGCGCCACCCAGTGGTACGAGCCCAATACGGCGGTGCTGCGCACGCGGTTGACCGACACGCACGGCAACTGCCTGGAGATCACCGACTTCGCGCCGCGCTTCTTCCGGCTCGGGCGCTATTTCCGCCCGACCACGCTGATCCGCCGCATCCGCCCCGTCCGCGGCGCGCCTCGCGTGCGCGTAGTGGTGGCGCCGCGTTTCGAATGGGGCCGCAAGGCGCCGGAGATCACGCGCGGCAGCAGCCACGTGCGCTATATCGGCGACTCGATGACGCTGCGCATGACCACGGACGCGCCGCTGGCCTACGTGCTGTCGCACACGCCGTTCCTGGTTACGCGCGGGCACAACTTCATCCTGGGCCCGGACGAGACCCTGGCGCATGGCGTGGAAGAGATCGCGCGCGACTTCGAGCAGGAAACCACGGCCTACTGGCGCCTGTGGAGCCGCCGCCTGGCAGTGCCGCGCGAATGGCAGGACGCAGTGATCCGCGCTGCCATCACGCTGAAGATGTCGCTGTATGAAGAGACCGGCGCCATCGTCGCCGCGATGACCACCAGCATCCCCGAGGCCCCGGGCAGCGGCCGCAACTGGGACTACCGCTTCTGCTGGCTGCGCGACGCTTTTTTCGTGGTGCGCGCGCTCAACAGCCTGTCCGAAGTCGGCACCATGGAGGACTACCTGCGCTGGCTTTCCAACGTGGTGATGCAGTCGCAGGATGGCCATATCCAGCCGCTGTATGGCATCGGCCTCGAACGCGAGCTGCCGGAAAGCATGCTCGATCACCTGCCCGGCTACCGCGGCATGGGACCGGTGCGCGTGGGCAACCAGGCGCAGGAGCACTTCCAGCATGACGTCTATGGCAACGTGGTGCTAGGCGCGGCGCAGGCCTTCCATGACCACCGGCTGCTGCACCGCGGCGGCCCGGCCGAGTTCCGCCGGCTGGAAGAGGTTGGCGAACAGGCGGTGAAAGTCTTCGGCACGCCCGATGCCGGCATGTGGGAGCTGCGCACGCGCGCCCGTGTGCATACCTCGTCGGCGCTGATGAGCTGGGCGGCGTGCGACCGGCTGGCCAAGGTCGCCGAGAAGCTGCAGATCGCCACGCGCGCGGCGTACTGGCACGACCATGCCAACCGCATGAAAGAACAGATCCTGGCCGAGTCGTGGAGCGAATCGCGCCAGGCCTTTGCCGAGAGCTTCGGCGGGCGCGAGCTCGACGCCAGCGTGCTGCTGATGGCCGAGGTCAATTTCATCGATCCGCGCGACCCGCGCTTTATCGCCACGGTGAAAGCGCTGGAGACCTCGCTGTGCGACGGGCCCTACATGCGCCGCTACGAGGCCCCCGACGATTTCGGCAAGCCGGAGACAGCTTTCAATATCTGCACCTTCTGGCGTATCGACGCGCTGGCGCGCATCGGCCGGCGCGACGAGGCGCGCGAGATCTTCGAATCGATGCTCGCCGCGCGCAACCCGCTCGGTTTGCTGTCCGAGGACACCCACCCCGTGACCGGCGAGATGTGGGGCAATTTCCCGCAGACCTACTCGATGGTCGGGCTGATCAACGGCGCGATGCGGTTGTCGGCGCCGTGGGACTCGGTGATCTGA
- the otsA gene encoding alpha,alpha-trehalose-phosphate synthase (UDP-forming), which yields MPRLVAVSNRVADPRNVAAGGLAVALSEALRQTGGMWFGWSGKALDSAQGGTPGEGDLHLQQAGNVTLATVDLSREDHDAYYLGYSNGVLWPVFHYRLDLADFDSNFLNGYRRVNQLFARKLAPLLKPDDVIWIHDYHLIPLASELRAIGCGQKIGFFLHVPLPPRLILAAIPQHEWLMRALFAYDLLGFQSQADVDHFSRYVQAEAQAEPMGEHRYRAFHRTVRAQAFPIGIDVDEFIELGRGEEAQETYEMMCGQYARRRLLLGIDRLDYSKGLPQRLKAFYRLLAEYPENRMSATLVQIAAPSRESVDAYVDLRSEMERLSGAINGEFGELDWMPVRYIHRTTARKRLPGLCRASRVALVTPLRDGMNLVAKEFIAAQDAEDPGVLVLSRFAGAAEQLKEALLVNPYDTRATAQAIQQALHMPLAERQSRHQKLLERIRAQDVHWWSSEFLRALAETEGG from the coding sequence ATGCCAAGACTCGTAGCGGTATCCAACCGTGTCGCAGATCCGCGCAACGTGGCCGCCGGCGGCCTTGCCGTGGCGCTTTCCGAAGCCTTGCGCCAGACCGGCGGAATGTGGTTCGGCTGGAGCGGCAAGGCGCTGGACTCCGCCCAGGGCGGTACCCCCGGCGAAGGCGACCTGCACCTGCAGCAGGCCGGCAACGTGACGCTGGCCACGGTCGACCTGAGCCGCGAAGACCATGACGCCTATTACCTGGGTTACAGCAACGGGGTACTGTGGCCGGTGTTCCATTACCGGCTCGACCTGGCCGACTTCGATTCCAACTTCCTGAACGGATACCGCCGCGTGAACCAGCTGTTCGCGCGCAAGCTGGCGCCGCTGCTCAAGCCCGACGACGTCATCTGGATCCACGACTACCACCTGATCCCGCTGGCGTCCGAGCTGCGCGCGATCGGCTGCGGCCAGAAGATCGGCTTCTTCCTGCATGTGCCGCTGCCGCCGCGGCTGATCCTGGCAGCCATCCCGCAGCACGAGTGGCTGATGCGGGCGCTGTTCGCGTACGACCTGCTCGGCTTCCAGAGCCAGGCCGACGTGGACCACTTCTCGCGCTACGTGCAGGCCGAGGCCCAGGCCGAGCCAATGGGCGAGCACCGCTATCGCGCCTTCCACCGTACGGTGCGGGCGCAGGCGTTCCCGATCGGGATCGACGTGGACGAGTTCATCGAACTCGGACGCGGCGAGGAAGCGCAGGAAACCTACGAGATGATGTGCGGCCAGTACGCGCGCCGCCGGCTGCTGCTCGGCATCGACCGGCTCGATTACTCGAAGGGGTTGCCGCAGCGGCTCAAGGCGTTCTACCGGCTGCTGGCGGAATACCCGGAAAACCGGATGAGTGCCACGCTGGTGCAGATCGCCGCGCCTTCGCGCGAATCGGTCGATGCCTATGTGGACTTGCGCAGCGAGATGGAGCGGTTGTCCGGCGCGATCAATGGCGAGTTCGGGGAGCTGGACTGGATGCCGGTGCGGTATATCCATCGCACCACCGCGCGCAAGCGCCTGCCTGGACTATGCCGCGCCAGCCGCGTGGCGTTGGTGACGCCGCTGCGCGATGGGATGAATCTGGTGGCCAAGGAGTTTATTGCCGCGCAGGATGCGGAGGATCCGGGGGTGCTGGTCTTGTCGCGTTTTGCCGGCGCGGCGGAGCAGTTGAAGGAGGCGCTGCTGGTAAATCCCTACGATACCCGTGCGACTGCGCAGGCGATCCAGCAGGCGCTGCATATGCCGCTGGCCGAGCGCCAGTCGCGGCACCAGAAGTTGCTGGAGCGGATTCGGGCGCAGGATGTGCATTGGTGGAGTAGTGAATTCTTGCGCGCGCTGGCTGAGACCGAGGGCGGTTGA
- a CDS encoding 4a-hydroxytetrahydrobiopterin dehydratase encodes MSEDLGSQTCTPCRGGVPPLTPDEAEALLPQAPGWDLVDGATRLERRFAFGNFAEALAFVGRVGQLAEEQGHHPEISFGWGHATVSWRTKKIKGLHRNDFIMAVKTGELVG; translated from the coding sequence ATGAGTGAGGATCTGGGGTCGCAAACTTGCACGCCATGCCGGGGCGGGGTGCCGCCGTTGACGCCTGACGAGGCTGAGGCGTTATTGCCGCAGGCGCCGGGATGGGATCTGGTGGATGGGGCTACGCGGTTGGAGAGGCGGTTTGCTTTTGGCAATTTCGCCGAGGCGCTGGCGTTTGTTGGACGCGTCGGGCAGCTCGCGGAAGAGCAGGGGCATCATCCGGAGATCAGCTTTGGTTGGGGGCATGCCACGGTGTCGTGGCGGACCAAGAAGATCAAGGGGTTGCATCGGAATGATTTCATTATGGCGGTGAAGACGGGGGAGTTGGTGGGGTAG